A region from the Lolium perenne isolate Kyuss_39 chromosome 4, Kyuss_2.0, whole genome shotgun sequence genome encodes:
- the LOC127296624 gene encoding formin-like protein 8 yields the protein MPPAIALLLAQLVLCSCVSPAVSGDVVGARRVLHQPLFPIEWTPPPSPPPPPAPDFTSDPSPPAVTPGAPPGDFFPPAPPAAGGGVGVGGGSGSGTTTSPTTIAADVSNPPSASAAGSGPKKATIVAAGAAAAAGVALLGFACAFLITGRARRRCESQKLLGPDGGPAHRRTAPAATDFLYVGTMEPATPAHQHRGPTSADLAGSPYRKLRNERARRGVCLDEATDHPSPELRPLPPLRRAPTMGSSDEEAAYYTPRQRSGGSGSGGAGGVCGETWSEASASSPPTTTTASRRSLPSMTSDFFPPVTALPPPPARSRRTRTPPRTRFSTGSTPDVKQVISPSPRPLQPTNPPPRPPPPPPPPPPPPAPAKSHTAPKPPPPPPPPMASTNRIPPKTAEPTSRRRLMKPLPPEGPRIAMSMPITASTTSDNNGSTSMPEADDSAGGLPKLKPLHWDKVRATSDRAMVWDQLKSSSFQLDEDMIEALFMNNSMPAAPPRDAGRKPGMPPFRQEERVLDPKKAQNIAILLRALNVTREEVSDALLDGNAECLGSELLETLVKMAPTKEEEVKLRDYSGDLSKLGTAERFLKTVLDIPFAFKRVDAMLYRANFETETNYLRKSFETLEAACEDLRGSRLFLKLLEAVLRTGNRMNVGTNRGEAKAFKLDTLLKLADVKGADGKTTLLHFVVQEMIRSEDAKSEKETASSNEHFHKQGLKVVSGLSSELGNVKKAASMDFDVLHSYVSKLETGLEKIKSVLQLERQCTQGQRFFIAMQGFLKEAEKEIERVRGEEKRALGRVKDITDYFHGDASKEEAHPLRIFMVVRDFLSTLDHVCREVGRMQQDRTVVGSARSFRISATTSLPVLSLYGQRRENKSDDDDSMSS from the exons ATGCCTCCCGCCATCGCGCTGCTCCTCGCGCAGCTGGTGCTGTGCAGCTGCGTCTCTCCGGCGGTGTCCGGCGATGTCGTCGGCGCCAGGCGCGTGCTGCACCAGCCGCTCTTCCCCATTGAGTGGACTCCgcccccgtcgccgccgcctccaccagctCCAGACTTCACTTCCGACCCCAGTCCTCCCGCAGTGACGCCTGGTGCCCCTCCCGGCGACTTCTTTCCTCCGGCACCGCCCGCAGCTGGTGGAGGTGTCGGTGTCGGTGGCGGTAGCGGTAGCGGTACGACGACCTCCCCCACCACCATCGCCGCCGACGTCTCCAACCCGCCGTCCGCCTCTGCTGCCGGCAGCGGCCCCAAGAAGGCGACCATAGTGGCGGCCggggcagccgccgccgccggtgtcGCGCTGCTCGGCTTCGCGTGCGCGTTCCTCATCACCGGCCGCGCCCGCCGCCGATGCGAGTCGCAGAAGCTGCTCGGCCCCGACGGAGGGCCGGCGCACCGCCGCACGGCTCCCGCCGCCACCGACTTCCTCTACGTCGGCACGATGGAGCCCGCCACGCCCGCGCACCAACACCGCGGGCCCACCAGCGCCGACCTCGCCGGGTCACCGTACCGCAAGCTGCGGAACGAGCGCGCGCGGCGCGGCGTGTGCCTCGACGAGGCCACCGACCACCCGAGCCCGGAGCTCCGCCCGCTCCCGCCGCTGCGGCGCGCGCCCACCATgggctcctccgacgaggaggccgCGTACTACACGCCACGGCAGCGCTCGGGGGGCTCTGGCTCCGGCGGAGCCGGCGGCGTGTGCGGCGAGACGTGGAGCGAGGCGAGCGCGTCCAGCccgcccaccaccaccaccgcgtcCCGCCGCAGCCTTCCCAGCATGACCAGCGACTTCTTTCCCCCGGTCACCGCGCTCCCGCCGCCCCCTGCACGATCCCGCCGCACGCGCACACCCCCGCGCACGCGCTTCTCCACTGGCTCCACTCCCGACGTCAAGCAGGTCATCTCGCCATCCCCGCGGCCGCTGCAACCCACCAACCCGCCTccacggccaccaccaccacctcctcctcctccaccaccaccagcgCCGGCAAAGTCTCACACAGCTCCAAAAccccctcctccaccgccgccaccgatgGCGTCAACAAACAGAATTCCCCCAAAGACAGCCGAGCCGACATCGAGGCGCCGGTTGATGAAGCCGCTGCCGCCGGAAGGTCCCCGCATTGCCATGTCGATGCCGATCACGGCGTCGACAACCTCGGATAACAACGGGAGCACGTCGATGCCGGAAGCGGACGACTCCGCCGGCGGTCTGCCGAAGCTGAAGCCGCTGCACTGGGACAAGGTGCGGGCGACCTCCGACCGCGCCATGGTCTGGGACCAGCTCAAGTCAAGCTCATTCCA GTTGGACGAGGACATGATCGAGGCGCTCTTCATGAACAACTCGATGCCCGCCGCGCCGCCGAGGGACGCCGGGAGGAAGCCCGGCATGCCGCCGTTCCGGCAGGAGGAGAGGGTGCTCGACCCCAAGAAAGCACAGAACATCGCCATCCTGCTTCGTGCCTTGAATGTCACGCGCGAGGAGGTCTCGGATGCGCTCTTGGATG GCAATGCCGAATGTTTGGGCAGTGAACTTTTGGAAACGTTGGTCAAGATGGCACCTACTAAAGAGGAGGAAGTCAAACTACGAGATTACAGTGGCGACTTATCGAAGCTGGGAACCGCAGAACGTTTTCTCAAGACTGTACTGGATATACCTTTTGCCTTCAAAAGAGTTGATGCGATGCTGTACCGAGCGAATTTTGAGACAGAGACCAATTACCTAAGGAAATCGTTTGAAACACTAGAG GCTGCTTGTGAAGATCTTAGAGGTAGCAGGCTGTTCCTAAAACTCCTTGAGGCTGTGCTGAGAACTGGAAACCGGATGAATGTCGGCACAAACAGGGGTGAGGCTAAAGCCTTTAAGCTCGACACCCTACTAAAGCTTGCGGACGTCAAGGGAGCAGATGGTAAAACCACGCTGCTGCATTTTGTTGTCCAAGAAATGATTCGATCAGAAGACGCAAAATCTGAAAAGGAAACCGCCAGCTCTAACGAGCACTTCCATAAGCAAGGCCTGAAAGTCGTGTCGGGGCTGAGCAGCGAGCTCGGAAACGTGAAGAAGGCAGCCTCCATGGACTTCGATGTTCTGCACAGCTATGTCAGTAAGCTTGAAACAGGCCTTGAGAAGATCAAGTCCGTGTTGCAGCTCGAAAGGCAATGCACCCAGGGCCAGAGATTCTTCATAGCAATGCAGGGCTTTCTGAAGGAAGCCGAGAAGGAAATCGAGCGAGTGAGAGGCGAGGAGAAGAGGGCTCTGGGGAGAGTGAAAGACATCACCGACTACTTCCACGGCGACGCCTCAAAGGAGGAGGCTCACCCCCTGAGAATATTCATGGTGGTGAGGGACTTCCTGTCGACGCTGGATCATGTCTGTAGGGAGGTTGGCCGGATGCAGCAGGACAGAACCGTCGTCGGGTCCGCAAGGTCGTTCCGTATTTCAGCGACAACCTCACTGCCAGTTCTAAGTCTGTACGGCCAACGACGGGAGAACAAGTCCGACGACGATGATAGTATGTCGTCGTAG
- the LOC127296623 gene encoding uncharacterized protein, translating to MSSAPPAQQSKPSYHRRHPNSGPRQQQQQQQQQRYVPKSAAPPAPKPSPPPSLTTALRSSAAPSASGADGFVAYLPHDEAVAAGLGGLDAQESQAVVDLLNDALASLLRAKPREFWRQVAQDTSLHAFLDSYLQFRHRWYDLPHRSPKGTVAGLVVGELELCRRVFMVLYRISSNKDPGTGVGESLSMKEHAALLQEKRLLDLPKLLDICAIYGHDNGKLTSSLVINAITVQPNVLDDINIVLRQFLDIFHTMQERCMKSLQDLSSPEPNDSGYTQLQKDFSEVLDFVNDAIISLDAFVDAYQPAALLLCTSFEAGDGVEELLNILARLHDFLLPSLLQGFQVMSSSQSNGETSSDSIVTDIVLGIRMLSKRAVVFGWRLLEFCYLNDQLKEHHIQTSSTKMFPAKVEDPMIRGEIIIQKLKDINEEATYSSQVNPGKTFLQALQKDFQLISRIGDIRNKEWIYMEHEDFQFISRLCGSTVTSWNSISDLPVSSHGGELQQKDEEAAVIESKISQIRDLLPHCGKGFLAVCLEAYNQNPEEVIQRILDGTLHQDLLALDTSLEEMPQQKHAPSVGKDKGKGILVETMPNITNKPYTLEAQSSSVSSASKAPTSSVALVSLSSKAPTSSVSSVPQGRFTRKSNDDLPDSTILDSRKAKDAVKSAVLESQYEYEDEYDDSFDDLGFSVVESSYEETDGANDVESSSSGPRWASQKKPQFYVKDGKNYSYKVTGSVAVSNAREAAVLNQTQKDTIHGLGRGGNVPMGVPNRQQHRVMEEEEGGHADGFSRGGSVPHVQGRRGGWDQSNPSEDNRNASAPRGGRGGRRGGRNHSNLAEANDGQQGFGRGARRDNRPEGNNHSDGQQGFGRGARRDNRPEVNNHSDGQQGFGHGARRGARDEDNRPEVNNHADGHQGFGRGARRGARDEDNRPEVNNRPNGEQGFGRGARRGGRIHEDPVEDNEDHNPAQGFARGGPGPRGGGGRRGGGRNHNRRDQALRKHMQGMTGL from the exons ATGTCGTCGGCGCCGCCCGCCCAGCAATCCAAGCCCTCATACCACCGCCGCCACCCCAACTCCGGCccgaggcagcagcagcagcagcagcaacagcagcgcTACGTCCCCAAATCCGCCGCCCCTCCCGCCCCTAAACCCTCGCCCCCGCCATCGCTCACCACCGCCCTCCGATCGTCGGCCGCCCCGTCCGCATCTGGCGCCGATGGGTTCGTGGCGTACCTGCCGCACGACGAGGCGGTCGCGGCCGGGCTCGGCGGCCTCGACGCCCAGGAGTCGCAGGCCGTCGTCGACCTCCTCAACGACGCGCTCGCGTCGCTCCTCCGCGCCAAGCCTCGCGAGTTCTGGCGCCAGG TGGCACAGGATACCTCTCTGCATGCATTCCTAGATAGTTACCTACAATTCAGACACAGGTGGTATGATTTGCCACATAGGAGCCCCAAAGGAACAGTTGCTGGCTTGGTGGTTGGGGAGCTTGAGCTTTGCCGCCGTGTCTTCATGGTTCTTTACCGCAT ATCTTCAAACAAGGACCCTGGAACAGGTGTGGGTGAGTCCCTTAGCATGAAGGAGCATGCAG CCCTTTTACAGGAGAAAAGATTGCTTGATCTACCAAAGTTATTGGATATATGTGCTATTTATGGGCATGACAATGGGAAGTTGACAAGTTCGCTG GTTATAAATGCTATCACtgtgcagcccaatgttcttgatGACATCAATATTGTACTTCGCCAGTTCCTGGACATTTTTCACACGATGCAGGAGAGGTGCATGAAGTCATTACAG GACCTCAGCTCACCTGAACCAAATGACAGTGGATATACCCAGCTTCAGAAGGATTTTTCGGAG GTGCTGGATTTTGTGAATGATGCAATTATCTCTCTGGATGCCTTTGTTGATGCTTATCAGCCTGCTGCTTTATTATTATGTACTTCTTTTGAAGCAGG TGATGGAGTTGAGGAATTACTGAACATCCTTGCAAGATTGCATGATTTTTTGTTACCATCTTTGCTTCAGGGCTTCCAAGTTATGTCCAGTTCCCAAAGCAATGGAGAGACTTCATCTGACAGTATAGTTACTGATATAGTTCTTGGCATAAGAATGCTGTCAAAGAGAGCTGTTGTATTTGGTTGGAGATTATTGGAGTTCTGCTATTTAAATGATCAACTTAAGGAGCATCATATCCAAACTTCTTCTACTAAGATGTTTCCAGCTAAAGTCGAAGATCCGATGATCAGGGGAGAGATCATAATCCAAAAACTCAAGGATATCAATGAAGAAGCCACTTATTCTTCTCAAGTGAATCCTGGAAAGACATTTCTTCAAGCCCTTCAAAAGGATTTTCAATTGATAAGCCGGATTGGTGATATTCGGAACAAAG AATGGATATACATGGAACATGAGGATTTCCAGTTCATATCACGTTTGTGTGGATCCACTGTCACTTCTTGGAATAGTATCTCTGATTTGCCAGTATCTTCCCATGGTGGTGAACTACAGCAGAAGGATGAGGAAGCGGCTGTCATTGAGTCTAAGATTAGTCAGATAAGGGACCTATTGCCTCATTGTGGGAAAGGATTCCTTGCCGTTTGCTTGGAAGCCTACAACCAGAACCCTGAGGAAGTTATCCAAAGAATATTAGACGGAACACTTCATCAAGATCTTCTAGCTTTAGATACTTCCTTAGAAGAGATGCCACAACAAAAACATGCACCTAGTGTTGGGAAAGATAAAGGAAAGGGCATACTTGTGGAAACTATGCCCAATATTACAAATAAACCCTATACACTCGAAGCCCAATCTTCTTCAGTTTCATCAGCATCCAAGGCCCCTACCTCGTCTGTAGCTTTAGTTTCATTATCATCGAAGGCTCCTACCTCTTCTGTATCATCAGTTCCACAAGGTAGATTTACAAGAAAGAGCAATGACGATTTGCCAGACTCTACAATTCTAGACTCGCGAAAAGCTAAAGATGCTGTTAAGTCAGCGGTTCTTGAATCCCAGTATGAATATGAGGATGAGTATGATGACTCATTCGATGATCTTGGCTTCAGCGTGGTAGAGTCAAGTTATGAGGAAACTGACGGTGCCAATGATGTTGAGAGTTCCTCGAGTGGCCCGCGTTGGGCATCACAGAAGAAGCCACAGTTTTATGTTAAGGACGGGAAGAACTACAGCTACAAGGTTACTGGTTCAGTTGCGGTCTCAAATGCTCGAGAAGCGGCAGTCTTAAACCAGACTCAAAAGGATACAATTCATGGTCTTGGCCGTGGTGGAAATGTACCTATGGGAGTTCCCAACAGGCAGCAACATAGAGTTATGGAGGAAGAGGAGGGTGGTCATGCAGACGGCTTCAGCAGAGGGGGCTCAGTTCCCCATGTTCAAGGCAGAAGAGGTGGCTGGGATCAGAGCAACCCATCGGAGGACAACAGGAATGCTAGTGCCCCTCGAGGTGGCCGTGGAGGGAGAAGAGGGGGCAGGAACCATAGCAACCTGGCAGAGGCAAATGATGGCCAGCAAGGTTTTGGTCGTGGTGCAAGAAGGGATAACCGGCCTGAAGGGAATAACCACTCTGATGGCCAGCAAGGTTTTGGCCGTGGTGCAAGAAGGGACAACCGTCCTGAAGTGAATAACCACTCTGATGGCCAGCAAGGTTTTGGTCATGGTGCAAGAAGAGGTGCCAGGGATGAGGACAACCGGCCGGAAGTGAACAACCACGCTGATGGCCATCAAGGTTTTGGTCGTGGTGCAAGAAGAGGGGCCAGGGATGAGGACAACCGGCCGGAAGTTAACAACCGCCCTAATGGCGAGCAAGGTTTTGGTCGTGGTGCACGAAGAGGGGGTAGGATCCATGAAGATCCAGTGGAGGACAATGAAGATCATAATCCAGCACAAGGATTCGCCCGAGGAGGACCAGGCCCTCGTGGAGGTGGTGGAAGGAGAGGCGGCGGCCGGAATCATAACCGGAGGGATCAGGCGCTGAGGAAGCATATGCAGGGAATGACAGGGCTTTAG